The Rhodothermales bacterium genome segment TTGCCGGTGGCTTCCAGGCCCGAGCCGGCTGTTATGTCGGTGAACGTGCCGTTGCAGTTGTTCTTGAGCAGGACATCCGCGTTGCTGTTGGCGAGGTAGAGGTCCTTGCAGCCGTCGTTGTTGTAGTCGAACGCGACGACGCCGGCGCCATCATGGCCGGCATCCGCCGCTCCGGCGCTGGCGGCGACATCGGTAAAGGAGCCCCCGGTATTCTTGAACAGCTTGTTTGCGCCCGTCCGCATCGTCATGTACAGGTCCAGGTCGCCATCGTTGTCATAATCGAACCAGGCGCCCCCAGCCCCCATGCCCATGTCAGCGACCGACGCACCGTCGTGGGTCACGTTGATGCCGGAACTTACCGCGACATCCGTGAACAACTGGGCGTAGCTCGGAGAAACGAGCAGGGAGAAGAGTACCGATGATGCGAAGAGCAGCGATGAGGTTGATTTGCACATAGCTCTCTCCAGTTTGCTTGCAGTATGAAACAGGTGAAATGCCGCGCGCCGGGACCGGGCGTTGCATGGCGGGGGGGAGATGTAGCCGGTAGGGCAGAGGGGCGAGATAATGAAGACATGAAGCCCCTGCCATGCGTAATCCGGCGGTTAGACCGTGGAGGGACGTTTGGCGTCTAATCGATGGCGCGGATGCGCTATTTGGAGTGAGCCACGGAAGATCGCAAACGGGAAATCGCAAACGGGCAAAAGACAAAAGGCAAAACAGGGTTGCCCCCATTTTGCCTTTTGCCTTTTACGACGTGTACGCTTTCAGCTTACTTCATGAACACCATCTGGTGCACCTGGCTGAAGTTGCCGGCGGTCATGCGCAGGATGTACACCCCGCTCGCGACCGTGTGGCCCATGTCGTTTTTCCCTTCCCAGCGCGCCTGGTACCGGCCGGCGCCGAGGTTGGTGTCGATCAGGGTCGTGACTTCACGGCCCATCATGTCGTACACCACCAGCCTCACATCCGATGCTTCGGGCAGCGCGAAGCCGATCGTCGTCACCGGATTGAACGGGTTGGGGAAGTTGCCTTCGAGCGCGAACTCGGTCGGCAGGTTGGACTGAACCAGCGTCTCGCCCAGGTCGCCGAGGGCATTGCCGCCGTCGCGAACGACGCCGGAGCCACTGATGACAGGCGCTACGTTCGGGCTTTCGGCAGGGCCGGTGCCCGTCGGCGTGAAGTTCGGGTCGGTCGTCATGACGATCTTGTCGATCGACAGACCGTCTTCACGGATCCAGGTGTTGATCTCGTGGACGCCCGGCGTCGCGACGTTGAACGTCTGACGCAGGCCGTTTTTCACGAGGTCGACCCAGAGCCACTGCCCGTAGGTGGACGTGGCGAGACCGTTGACGTTCGACGGAATCGCTCCGTCGATACCCATGTGAACCGTCCGGCCCTTGCTGTCGAAGGCCCAGACGCGTCCCCAGAGGTAGTAGTTGCCGGTCGTCGTGAAGTCGACGTTGAACACCAGCTCCGAGCTGGACGCCTCGACATTGCTCGTGATCTTCGAGCCGATGTCCGGATCGGACAGCATGTAGCTCGCACCGCTGAAGCCGGCGTTGGCCGTAGCCGTCACCCAGCTGTTGGCGCCGCGAACGATGTTGTCATGCGCGTTTTCCGCTTCCATGACCACCATGCCGCCGGCCTCCACGAACGCGTTGCCGCTGGAGATCGGGTTGACCGTCACGCTCTTGGTGATCGCGCCGGTGGCTCCCTCATCATCCGTAACGGTCAGCTGGACCGAATACGTACCGTCGACGGCGTACGTGTGGCTTACCGTGACTCCGGTATCGACGTTGCCGTCGCCAAAGTCCCAGGCATAGCTCACGATCGAGCCGTTGTCGGTCGAAGCCGACGCGTCGAAGTCAACCTGCAACGTACCCGGCACCTGCGTCGCCGTAAAGCTGGCGATCGGTGAGGGGTTGCCGGAGCCACCGTCGCGCGGGCTTTCGGAAGGACCGACACCCGTCGGCGTGAAGTTGACGTCGGTCGTGAGCACCATCTTGTCGATGAGCAGACCGTCTTCACGCATCCAGGTGTTGATATCATGAACGCCCGGCGTCGCGATGTTAAACGTCTCGCGGATGCCGTTCTTCACGAAGTCCACCCAGATCCACTGGCCGTAGGTGCCCGTCGAGGCCCCGTTGACGTTCGACGGCACGGTGCCGTCGTAGCCCATGTGCACGGAGCGGCTCTTGCTGTCCGGGGCGTAGATACGGGCCCAGACGTAGTAGTCGCCGGTCGTGTTGAACAGGACGTTGTGTCCGAGTTCAGGGCTCACGGCTTCCGGATTCGACTTGTACTGCGTGCCGATATCCGGATCCGAACGCATGGCGCCCGCGCCGCTGAAGCCGGCGAACGTCGTGCTCGAAACCCAGCTATGGGCGCCGCGCGGCGTGTTGGCATCGAAGTTTTCAGCTTCCATAACCACCATGCCACCCGACTCCAGGAAGGCTCCCGTGCCGGCGCCATCGCTTACGCTGACGCTCTGGCTCGCGGCCGCCGTGGCGCCGAGGTTGTCGGTCACCGTCAGCTGTACGGTGTAGGTGCCGGAGGCGGCGTAGGTGTGCGACGTCGTGACGCCGCTGTCCGTGTTGCCGTCGCCGAAATCCCACGCGTAGCTGACGATCGAGCCGTCGCTATCGGACGAAGCCGAGGCGTCGAAGTCGACCGTGAGGCCGTTCACCGTGGTGGTGAAGCTGGCCGTCGGCGGGTTGTTGCCGCCCGTGTTCTGCTCGGTCACCGTGAGCCGCTGGTTCACCGACACACCCGAGAGGGTCTGCACGGAGCCCGACGGCCAGGTGATTTCGAGGGTCGAGACGAGCGTGTTCGACCCGAGGCCGAAGTACGCATACGGCGCGTCGGTCGCGCCGAGGCTGGTGCCGGCGTTCGTTTCGAACACCTGCACGCCGCTGTTCGTCGTCGCTTTTACGCGAGCGCCGATGCCGAAGCGGTTGCTGGTAACGCCTTCCAGATCGACGATCAGGTAGTTGTTGATCCCCTGATAGTCGTTGCGGAAGAGCTGCACCTGGCCACCATAGTTCACGATCGCGATGTCCAGGTCGCCGTCGCCGTCATAGTCGGCCACGGCGCTGGTGCGCGAACGTTCGCTGGTTTCCAGGCCGCCGCTGGTCGAGGAGACGTCGGTGAACGTGCCGTCGCCGTCGTTCTGCCACAGATAGGACGGAACGAGGACCTGGGCGTCGTTCAGGGCGCCGCCGGCCATCCAGAGGTCGAGCCATCCGTCTTTGTTGAAGTCGAAGAAGCTCGAGCCCCAGGAGAACTCGGTGTTGGCCACGCCGGCAGCCACGGTGTTATCCGTGAAGTTGCCGCCCGTGTTTTTCAACAGGACCGCGCCGGCGCGCTCCGGATCCGTGCCACCCGGCGTGTTGCCGTTGTCGGTGAAGAACAGATCCAGATAGCCGTTGTGGTCGTAGTCGCCCACGGAGATGCCCATGGCGTTCTGGCACCAGTTGGCGCCGACGCTCGTGCTCACATCCGTGAACGTCCAGTTGGAGACACCGTTCGTACCGCCATCGTTACGCAGCATAACCTGCGGACCGGTGGAGAGGAACGGGCAGTCATGGACCAGGAAGAGGTCCGAGTCGCCGTCGTTGTCGAAGTCCGTCCAGCGGCCGACAAACGTAGCGCCGACCTGCTCGGCCCCGAGGACCATCGCCGACACGTCGGTGAAGGAGCCCGTGCCGCCATCGTTGTGGAAGACGTAGTTCGTCGCCTGGGCGCCGGTGAAGACCGCGTCGCTGACCGCCATGTGGTTGGCCACAAAGAGGTCGAGGTAGCCGTCGTCATCGTAATCGGCCCAGGATGCCGTCGTACCGCGGCGTTCTTCGGAGACCGTCAGGCCGGAGCCGGCCGTCACGTCGGTGAAGGTGCCGTCGCAGTTGTTGTGATACAGCTGGTCGGCGTACGAGTTGGCGAGGAAGATGTCGATACAGCCGTCGTTGTTGTAGTCGGCCGCGGCGACACCTGCGCCATCTTCCATGGAAGCCACGCCGGCGGCCGCTGCGACATCGGTAAAGGTCCCGTTATCGTTGCGGAAGAGCCGGTTGGCGCTGGCGCGGGTCGTGATGTACAGGTCCTGGTCGCCGTCGTTGTCGAAGTCGAGCCAGGCGGCGCCGGTGCCCATGCCCATGTCGGCCGCGATGAGGTTGCCGTCATGCTGGAAGCCGACACCCGTCGCCGTGGAGACGTCGGTGAAGAGATCGCCCGAAGCGGGGATTTCTTCGACGACCGTCAGCCGCTGGTTGGCGGCCACGCCGGCGAGGGCCTGTACGATGCCCGAAGGCCACGTGATGGTGACGTTGGATACGGTCCCGTTCGTGCCGATGCCGAAGTAGGCGCCGAGGTCATCGCCGCCGCCGAGGCTGGAGCCCGACCGGGTTTCGTAGTACTGCGTGCCGCCATCAGGCGTGTTGATCTCGATCTTGGCGCCGATGCCGTCGCGGTTGCTGACGACGCCGACCAGGTCGATGACCAGGTAGTTGTTACCGTTGTTGTTGTCGTTGCGGAAGAGCTTCGTCGTCCCGGCATAGTTCACGAGGAACATGTCCAGGTCGCCGTCGCCGTCGTAGTCGCCGTAGACGCTCGTACGGGTGCGGGCATCGTCATTGAGGCCGCCGCTGAGCGCGGAGACATCCGTGAACGTGCCGTCGCCGTCGTTCATCCAGAGCGAGCCCGGCGTCGGGTCGAACGAGTTCATCGCGCCGGCCGCCAGGTACAGGTCCTGCCAGCCGTCGAGGTTGTAGTCGAGGAAGTTGGCGCCCCACGACCATTCGCGGGAGTTGACGCCGGCGATCGTCGACTGATCGCTGAAGCTGCCGCCGTCGTTGCGGAGCAGCATCGAGCCGGCGATGCCAACCTGACCCACGGGGACCGTACCGTTCCCCCCGTTGTCGGAGAGGAAGTAGTCCATGTCGCCGTCACGGTCGTAGTCGCCGGTGGCGAGGCCCATGCCGTTCTGGCAATAGTCCGTGCCGATCGCGGCGCTGACTTCCGTGAAGGTCCAGCTGGTGGCGCCGTTGGTGCCGCCGTCGTTGCGGAACATGAGCTGCGGCGCGGTGAAGTCGAACGGACAGTCGTGCACGACGAAGACGTCGAGGTCGCCGTCGTTGTCGAAGTCCGTCCAGCCGCCGCCGAAGCCCATACCCTGACGGGCGGTGCCCATCAGCATGTCGGAGACGTCGGTGAAGGTACCGTTTCCATTGTTATGGAAGATGTAGTCCTGCGCCTTGATCTGTTCCGTAGCGCCGGTGACGGTGTTGCCACCGATCGCCATGTGGTTGGCCACATAGAGATCGACGAAGCCGTCGCCGTCGTAGTCGCCCCAGGAAGCGGTCGTGCCGCGGCGTTCTTCGGACGCTTCGAGGCCGGAGCCGGCCGTCACGTCGGAGAAGGTGCCGTTGCAATTGTTCTTCAGGAGCACGTCCCCATCGCCGTTGGCGAGGAAGAGGTCGCGGCAGCCGTCGTTGTTGTAGTCGGCCACAGCAACGCCCGCGCCGTCATGGCCGGCATCGGCCGCGCCGGCCGCAACCGCCACGTTCACGAACGAGCCGCCGTTGTTCTGGAACAGCTTGTTCGCGCCGGTGCGCTGCGTCACGTAGAGGTCGAGGTCGCCGTCGTTGTCGTAGTCGAACCAGGCGGCGCCGGTGCCCATGCCCATGTCGGCCACACTGTCGCCGTCATGGAGGAACGCCACGCCGGCCGCGGAGCCGACTTCGGTGAAGAGGCCCGTCGCCGACGGGGTCTCGGTGATGGCGATCGTCTGGTTCGTGCCGACGCCCGTGAGCGTCTGAACGATGCCCGACGGCCAGGAAACTTTGACTTCGTCGACCGTGGTCGCGCTGCCGAGCCCGAAGTGCAGGGTCAACTCATCCTGCGAATGCGAGCTGACGCCACCCTGGACCTGGCGACGGTACGTGGTACCGCCGGCGGTCACTTCCACGAGCGTGCCGATGGCGGCACGGTTGCTGACCGTGGCTTCCAGATCGATCGAGAGCTGGTTGCCCGTGCCCGTCGAGACGTTCTGGTAGAGCCGGAGCGTCCCGTTGAGGTTGACGATGGCGAAGTCTTCGTCGCCGTCACGGTCGTAGTCCGCCACCGCGGAACCGCGGGAGTCGCCGGAGATCATGCCGGCGGCAACCGAGATGTCGCTGAACGTGCCGTTGCCGTTGTTCTGGAAGAGCATGTCGTGCATCGGCGTCGGCGCGATCACGCCGACGAGCAGATCCTCGAAGCCGTTGTTGTCGGCGTCGATGAAGCTCACCGCCCAGGAGTCGCCGCTGGCGACGCCGGCAGCCGGAGCCGAGTTTTCGCTCCACGTACCACCCGGGTTGCCCAGGTAGAGCGTGTTGCCTTCCGCAACCGGCTCGACACCGCCCGGATTGAGCAGGTCGGACATGTAGATGTCCCAGTCGCCATCGTGGTCGATGTCGGCCAGGTCGATCCCCATGCCGGCGCCGGAGTCATCGCCGATGCCGGCCATCGTGCCGGTCAGTTCGGTGAACGTGCCGTCGCCGTTGTTGTGGAAGTACTGGTCGTGATGGTACGGAGACGCATCGTGCACGTTGACCACGTACAGATCGGGGTAGATGTCGCCGTCCATCAGACCGCCGAAGACCGCGAGGGTCGGGCGGT includes the following:
- a CDS encoding FG-GAP-like repeat-containing protein, with product MHQRKQNLFTLLCLLVVTLLATDVQAQIAFSDVSVAAGVGGDTYDSTSRHGLGVNWVDYDNDGYPDLFLANGGGEVPHLYRNETNGTFSNKDALLPALPVVEMTGSVFADYDNDGDMDIYITVGGNDLFVADGKANFLLKNMWVENGNAVSTPLFQEVAAAAGVDNLAPVPFGANGGYKSYTAAWLDYDVDSCIDLFVGNMVWDAGGTDQNRNALYKNNCDGTFTNVTTTAGIFTGSADQDRPTLAVFGGLMDGDIYPDLYVVNVHDASPYHHDQYFHNNGDGTFTELTGTMAGIGDDSGAGMGIDLADIDHDGDWDIYMSDLLNPGGVEPVAEGNTLYLGNPGGTWSENSAPAAGVASGDSWAVSFIDADNNGFEDLLVGVIAPTPMHDMLFQNNGNGTFSDISVAAGMISGDSRGSAVADYDRDGDEDFAIVNLNGTLRLYQNVSTGTGNQLSIDLEATVSNRAAIGTLVEVTAGGTTYRRQVQGGVSSHSQDELTLHFGLGSATTVDEVKVSWPSGIVQTLTGVGTNQTIAITETPSATGLFTEVGSAAGVAFLHDGDSVADMGMGTGAAWFDYDNDGDLDLYVTQRTGANKLFQNNGGSFVNVAVAAGAADAGHDGAGVAVADYNNDGCRDLFLANGDGDVLLKNNCNGTFSDVTAGSGLEASEERRGTTASWGDYDGDGFVDLYVANHMAIGGNTVTGATEQIKAQDYIFHNNGNGTFTDVSDMLMGTARQGMGFGGGWTDFDNDGDLDVFVVHDCPFDFTAPQLMFRNDGGTNGATSWTFTEVSAAIGTDYCQNGMGLATGDYDRDGDMDYFLSDNGGNGTVPVGQVGIAGSMLLRNDGGSFSDQSTIAGVNSREWSWGANFLDYNLDGWQDLYLAAGAMNSFDPTPGSLWMNDGDGTFTDVSALSGGLNDDARTRTSVYGDYDGDGDLDMFLVNYAGTTKLFRNDNNNGNNYLVIDLVGVVSNRDGIGAKIEINTPDGGTQYYETRSGSSLGGGDDLGAYFGIGTNGTVSNVTITWPSGIVQALAGVAANQRLTVVEEIPASGDLFTDVSTATGVGFQHDGNLIAADMGMGTGAAWLDFDNDGDQDLYITTRASANRLFRNDNGTFTDVAAAAGVASMEDGAGVAAADYNNDGCIDIFLANSYADQLYHNNCDGTFTDVTAGSGLTVSEERRGTTASWADYDDDGYLDLFVANHMAVSDAVFTGAQATNYVFHNDGGTGSFTDVSAMVLGAEQVGATFVGRWTDFDNDGDSDLFLVHDCPFLSTGPQVMLRNDGGTNGVSNWTFTDVSTSVGANWCQNAMGISVGDYDHNGYLDLFFTDNGNTPGGTDPERAGAVLLKNTGGNFTDNTVAAGVANTEFSWGSSFFDFNKDGWLDLWMAGGALNDAQVLVPSYLWQNDGDGTFTDVSSTSGGLETSERSRTSAVADYDGDGDLDIAIVNYGGQVQLFRNDYQGINNYLIVDLEGVTSNRFGIGARVKATTNSGVQVFETNAGTSLGATDAPYAYFGLGSNTLVSTLEITWPSGSVQTLSGVSVNQRLTVTEQNTGGNNPPTASFTTTVNGLTVDFDASASSDSDGSIVSYAWDFGDGNTDSGVTTSHTYAASGTYTVQLTVTDNLGATAAASQSVSVSDGAGTGAFLESGGMVVMEAENFDANTPRGAHSWVSSTTFAGFSGAGAMRSDPDIGTQYKSNPEAVSPELGHNVLFNTTGDYYVWARIYAPDSKSRSVHMGYDGTVPSNVNGASTGTYGQWIWVDFVKNGIRETFNIATPGVHDINTWMREDGLLIDKMVLTTDVNFTPTGVGPSESPRDGGSGNPSPIASFTATQVPGTLQVDFDASASTDNGSIVSYAWDFGDGNVDTGVTVSHTYAVDGTYSVQLTVTDDEGATGAITKSVTVNPISSGNAFVEAGGMVVMEAENAHDNIVRGANSWVTATANAGFSGASYMLSDPDIGSKITSNVEASSSELVFNVDFTTTGNYYLWGRVWAFDSKGRTVHMGIDGAIPSNVNGLATSTYGQWLWVDLVKNGLRQTFNVATPGVHEINTWIREDGLSIDKIVMTTDPNFTPTGTGPAESPNVAPVISGSGVVRDGGNALGDLGETLVQSNLPTEFALEGNFPNPFNPVTTIGFALPEASDVRLVVYDMMGREVTTLIDTNLGAGRYQARWEGKNDMGHTVASGVYILRMTAGNFSQVHQMVFMK